The following coding sequences lie in one Candidatus Eremiobacterota bacterium genomic window:
- a CDS encoding pentapeptide repeat-containing protein, translated as MVFLAVLLAALIAPPLHFCMGCSFAGAQLGSSDFSNVTYVGTNFAGAQLGGSSFRGARLVATNFQGADLRNVAFDDAECIACNFENVKLDGATFSGVRMTAANFDGLSSKIADDQLRALLSNCYACNLRQASLAGRDLSGAALIGVDFYNADLRGTRFDGAVLCSYVMQGALRQVKCDAMQGARVQGASFAGALICIDPAERSSCTPVPADTLRKESGSPLNGAAPP; from the coding sequence ATGGTGTTCCTCGCGGTTCTTCTTGCTGCGCTAATCGCGCCGCCGCTTCACTTCTGTATGGGATGCAGTTTCGCCGGCGCCCAGTTGGGAAGTTCCGATTTTTCGAACGTAACATACGTCGGAACGAATTTCGCAGGCGCTCAACTCGGAGGATCGTCGTTTCGTGGAGCGCGGCTCGTTGCAACTAATTTTCAAGGCGCCGATCTACGGAACGTAGCTTTTGACGATGCGGAATGTATCGCGTGCAACTTTGAGAACGTCAAGCTCGACGGCGCTACGTTTTCCGGCGTACGGATGACCGCCGCGAATTTCGATGGACTCTCCTCGAAGATTGCCGACGATCAATTGCGAGCGCTGCTTTCAAATTGCTATGCTTGCAACTTGCGCCAGGCTTCGCTCGCTGGTCGGGATCTGTCGGGCGCAGCTTTAATCGGGGTCGATTTTTATAACGCCGATCTACGTGGCACGAGATTCGACGGCGCAGTGCTGTGCTCGTATGTCATGCAAGGCGCGCTGCGCCAAGTAAAGTGTGATGCGATGCAGGGTGCACGCGTGCAGGGTGCGAGTTTCGCCGGGGCGCTAATCTGCATCGACCCGGCCGAGCGCAGCTCGTGCACCCCGGTTCCCGCCGACACGTTGCGCAAAGAGAGCGGCTCGCCATTGAACGGCGCCGCGCCGCCATGA
- a CDS encoding XdhC family protein, with translation MSVRDVFETAAVWLEAKRPFALATLVDLRGAKSAAIGTTMAVAVDCELAGNIGAGCFESEIVEAARQTARDGKMRRVDLIAATDELLGDASCGVEMHVVVWRPEHAFAVDARAIAAGDRAVYLPVSDFRYVVPPREPLILVGATTLAADLAAIARRADFRVVVVDPRPLFATPARLPDADEILKAWPDVALPGLLSARSALVVLSHDPKLDLPALRCALHSDAWYVGLLGSRRAQESRCATLEDEGFAPEALERIRGPVGLDLGATSTGEIAVAILAEMLAVRHARTGAPLRVLRGRIH, from the coding sequence GTGAGCGTTCGCGACGTTTTTGAAACGGCGGCGGTCTGGTTGGAGGCCAAACGACCGTTCGCATTGGCGACGCTCGTCGATCTTCGCGGCGCAAAGAGCGCGGCCATTGGCACGACGATGGCGGTCGCAGTCGATTGCGAGCTCGCGGGAAATATCGGTGCCGGTTGTTTTGAAAGCGAAATCGTCGAGGCCGCCCGCCAGACCGCCCGCGACGGAAAGATGCGCCGAGTCGATCTCATCGCCGCTACGGATGAGTTGCTCGGTGATGCTTCGTGCGGTGTCGAGATGCACGTCGTGGTGTGGCGTCCCGAGCATGCATTTGCCGTCGATGCGCGAGCAATTGCGGCCGGCGATCGTGCCGTCTATTTGCCGGTGAGCGATTTCCGATACGTCGTTCCGCCGCGCGAGCCGCTGATTCTGGTCGGAGCCACGACGCTCGCGGCCGATCTGGCGGCGATCGCACGGCGCGCAGATTTTCGCGTGGTCGTCGTCGATCCGCGCCCGCTCTTCGCGACCCCCGCCCGCCTACCCGATGCGGATGAGATTCTGAAGGCGTGGCCCGACGTTGCGCTGCCGGGCTTGCTCTCCGCTCGGAGCGCGCTGGTCGTCCTCTCACACGATCCGAAACTCGACCTGCCCGCGCTGCGGTGCGCCCTGCACTCCGATGCTTGGTATGTCGGATTGCTCGGGAGCCGCCGCGCACAAGAATCGCGTTGCGCAACGCTCGAAGACGAAGGATTTGCACCCGAAGCGCTCGAGCGCATCCGTGGGCCTGTTGGTCTTGACCTCGGCGCGACTTCGACGGGGGAGATTGCCGTCGCGATTCTCGCCGAAATGCTCGCGGTACGGCACGCGCGAACGGGCGCGCCGCTCCGAGTTCTGCGCGGCCGTATTCATTAA
- a CDS encoding nucleotidyltransferase family protein, whose amino-acid sequence MPHHAQFRAIILAAGSSRRMGAQKLLMKFRDRPLIDYAIDAAARWDPLVVAGTEVWRALAPRGDVKLVRNEEPQRGMSFSLKLADAAIPRDASLVLFLGDKPLVTAELASLVCESLANADVAYPVHLQRNEPGHPVVLGAAVRPLIATLPDGDTLHVLRSNPQLTRREVATTDCGAFVDIDSPNEWNRADMLRQARASTGSA is encoded by the coding sequence ATGCCCCACCATGCGCAATTCCGTGCCATCATCTTAGCGGCCGGCTCCTCCCGGCGCATGGGAGCGCAGAAGCTCCTCATGAAATTTCGTGATCGGCCACTGATCGACTATGCGATCGACGCCGCCGCTCGCTGGGATCCGCTCGTGGTCGCAGGGACGGAGGTATGGAGAGCGCTCGCGCCACGGGGCGACGTCAAGCTCGTGCGTAACGAAGAGCCACAACGCGGCATGAGCTTTTCGCTCAAACTCGCCGATGCCGCCATTCCCCGCGACGCGTCGCTCGTTCTTTTTCTGGGCGATAAACCGCTCGTGACCGCCGAGCTCGCGTCATTGGTTTGCGAGTCCTTAGCGAACGCCGATGTCGCTTACCCCGTGCATTTGCAACGCAATGAACCCGGACATCCGGTGGTCCTAGGTGCGGCGGTGCGGCCGCTGATCGCGACGCTCCCGGATGGCGATACGCTCCACGTACTACGCAGCAATCCGCAGCTAACGCGCCGCGAGGTAGCGACCACCGACTGCGGCGCCTTCGTGGACATTGACTCACCCAATGAATGGAACCGCGCTGACATGCTTCGACAGGCTCGTGCTTCGACAGGCTCAGCGTGA
- a CDS encoding exo-alpha-sialidase → MDRRLPVCVLSLVVSSCVIGKDAAITPASGTASDRQNQRGPHFASERRWGARTDIRWEPVVAADRNSKWIYQMTTAQRPNYLLFRASSDSGRTWSAPRHICRHGTPGIPFQFDPQLTVASTGVVDAICLNGFSPGVVFTQSLDHGQTWSATVRLDGSLRYSDKPTLAVSPSGTDVYVAFNVRYALYVAASHDGGTTWSPPIRATSAHLWYYSYGGTVARDGSVWFAVDGEDGRDQTGNGYVGLVTSSDGGTTWRAISFAVSHEGAPCYGHNCYPDFYTAQDAVAVNREGAFVFVYAKNSRKQGPNALYVTRSNDGVRWSVPSVVNTLGNSTSPAIVAGEDAGDFRLVWQDNRNGSKAWNTWFARTTDGGLSWSDPVRLSDRGSGAPYKRSAGYDFPFGDYLGLSVDSQGADFVIWGEGEHVYYPGGTWWTHD, encoded by the coding sequence GTGGATCGACGTTTGCCGGTATGCGTTCTTAGCCTAGTCGTTTCGTCGTGCGTTATCGGCAAGGACGCGGCGATCACGCCCGCTTCGGGCACCGCTAGCGATCGTCAGAACCAACGAGGGCCGCACTTCGCGAGCGAGCGTCGCTGGGGCGCGCGCACGGACATTCGCTGGGAGCCCGTCGTCGCGGCGGATCGCAATTCGAAGTGGATCTATCAAATGACGACGGCGCAGCGGCCGAACTATTTGCTCTTTCGAGCTTCGAGCGACAGCGGACGCACCTGGTCGGCGCCCCGGCACATTTGCCGGCACGGAACGCCGGGAATACCCTTTCAGTTCGATCCCCAGCTCACCGTCGCAAGCACCGGTGTCGTGGATGCCATCTGCCTTAACGGTTTCTCTCCGGGCGTCGTCTTCACGCAGTCGCTCGATCACGGACAGACGTGGAGCGCAACGGTGCGCTTGGACGGGTCGCTCCGCTATAGCGACAAGCCCACCTTGGCCGTTTCGCCGTCAGGCACGGACGTCTACGTTGCTTTCAACGTCCGCTACGCGCTCTATGTAGCGGCCTCACACGACGGCGGCACAACCTGGTCGCCGCCGATTCGTGCCACCAGCGCACACCTTTGGTACTACTCCTATGGCGGAACGGTGGCGCGCGACGGATCGGTTTGGTTCGCCGTGGATGGTGAGGACGGCCGCGACCAGACCGGCAACGGTTATGTCGGCCTCGTTACATCCTCGGACGGGGGAACGACGTGGCGCGCGATCTCGTTCGCGGTAAGTCACGAGGGCGCGCCGTGTTATGGGCACAATTGCTATCCGGACTTTTACACGGCGCAAGATGCCGTGGCGGTTAACCGCGAAGGCGCGTTCGTTTTCGTCTACGCAAAGAACTCGCGCAAACAAGGACCGAACGCACTTTACGTTACGCGGTCGAACGACGGCGTCAGATGGAGCGTGCCGTCCGTAGTCAACACGCTGGGCAATAGCACGAGTCCCGCCATCGTCGCCGGGGAAGACGCCGGGGATTTCCGCCTCGTTTGGCAAGATAATCGCAATGGCTCCAAGGCCTGGAATACGTGGTTTGCTCGAACCACGGATGGCGGCCTGAGCTGGAGCGACCCGGTGCGACTTTCAGATCGGGGCTCGGGCGCCCCGTATAAGCGAAGCGCGGGTTACGACTTTCCGTTCGGGGACTATCTTGGGCTTAGCGTCGATTCGCAAGGCGCCGATTTCGTCATTTGGGGCGAAGGCGAGCACGTCTACTATCCGGGCGGAACCTGGTGGACGCACGATTGA
- a CDS encoding xanthine dehydrogenase family protein subunit M produces MNLFRYVRVENTLQAIGALERESGARVIAGGTNILDLMKIYVERPRVLVDINALPFDAIERRGDKLYIGALARLSDVAADADVRAKLPFVAVALEQSASPQLRNMATIGGNLLQRTRCPYFRDVAAACNKRAPGSGCSALEGENRREAVLGTSRDCIATHPSDLAVALAALDATVHIAGSAGNRAVSLREFYRLPKATPQIETTLRDDELIVAVSLPLLAFATRSAYVKVRDRAQYDFALASAAVALDLHGGTIREARVALGGVATVPWRSAAAERALSGAATSREVFARAADAALAGARGHGGNDFKVALAKRTLIRALEMAAQV; encoded by the coding sequence GTGAATCTGTTCCGCTACGTCCGTGTCGAGAATACGTTGCAAGCGATCGGTGCGCTTGAGCGCGAGAGTGGAGCGCGAGTCATTGCCGGCGGAACGAACATTCTCGACCTCATGAAAATCTACGTCGAGCGGCCGCGCGTGCTGGTGGACATCAATGCGCTGCCGTTCGACGCGATCGAGCGCCGAGGCGATAAGCTGTACATTGGTGCGCTGGCGCGACTGAGCGACGTCGCTGCCGACGCCGACGTTCGGGCAAAATTGCCCTTTGTGGCCGTTGCCTTGGAGCAGAGCGCGTCTCCGCAGCTTCGTAACATGGCGACAATTGGAGGAAACCTCTTGCAGCGTACACGCTGTCCGTACTTTCGCGACGTCGCGGCCGCATGCAATAAGCGCGCGCCGGGAAGCGGCTGCAGCGCGCTGGAAGGCGAAAATCGCCGCGAGGCGGTTTTGGGCACGAGTCGCGACTGCATTGCAACCCATCCTTCAGATCTCGCGGTCGCGTTGGCCGCCCTTGACGCCACCGTGCACATCGCCGGTAGTGCCGGCAATCGTGCCGTTTCGCTGCGCGAGTTTTATCGTCTGCCCAAAGCCACACCTCAGATCGAAACGACCCTCCGCGACGATGAGCTGATCGTCGCCGTCTCGCTGCCCCTTCTGGCTTTTGCGACTCGCTCCGCATACGTGAAAGTTCGCGATCGCGCGCAATACGATTTCGCTCTTGCGTCGGCAGCAGTTGCGCTCGATCTACACGGTGGAACGATTCGAGAGGCGCGGGTCGCGCTCGGAGGCGTCGCCACGGTTCCGTGGCGCTCGGCTGCCGCGGAACGGGCGCTCAGCGGCGCCGCGACTTCGCGCGAAGTATTTGCGAGGGCGGCCGACGCCGCACTGGCCGGGGCTCGCGGCCATGGGGGTAACGACTTCAAGGTCGCGCTCGCGAAGCGTACGCTGATCCGCGCCCTCGAAATGGCGGCGCAGGTATGA
- a CDS encoding xanthine dehydrogenase family protein molybdopterin-binding subunit, producing the protein MSQPLIGAPRDRVEGPAKVTGEAMYTCDYRVEGMLHAMVVASTIANGRVSHIDEREARAVPGVVEIMTHRNAPHVNAGKYSENESILFLLQDDRIAFDRQPVAVVIAQTFEAAAHAAGLVRVAYQTDRPQMDFARAVRYVPSEIFGKPARHRRGDPDAAFGGAAVRIEQTYRTPTEHHNPMETHGTVARWDGDHLTLHDSSQWAFGVQRRLAKIFGIEISQIRVVVPYVGGAFGSKGQPWSHVPLAAMAAKLVRRPVKLIVTRPQMFGWVGHRPQTEQHVRLGAEPTGKLVSVTHDVLSETSVSDEFVEPCGVFSRDLYAVANYGMSHALPRLNISKPTYQRGPGESTGSFAIESAMDELAYEQNVDPVELRLRNYSENDPDSDKPYSSKHLRECYQRAAARFDWPRRSPQPRSMRNGRMLVGLGMATASRAVRRSAASARIRMNEDGSVVIQCGTIEQGCGSPTVYAQLAAEILGIPFERVRFEFGNTDLPQAPLAAGSQTAGSVGSVVAVAAEQLRSKLAALGSIPGGGVTLDVEDKPSEEEGKYATQAFGAQFAEVEVDSELGEVRVTRFVGAYDGGRILNAKTASSQLLGGIVWGIGMALFEKTRYDSRTGRIMNANLADYLVPTNADIPDPELIIIEGDDPHVNPAHVKGIGEVAITGAAAAVANAVYHATGIRVRELPISPEKLLA; encoded by the coding sequence ATGAGTCAGCCGCTCATCGGCGCACCGCGCGACCGTGTCGAGGGGCCGGCAAAAGTGACGGGCGAGGCCATGTATACTTGTGACTACAGGGTGGAGGGAATGCTCCACGCGATGGTCGTTGCGAGTACGATCGCCAACGGTCGCGTCTCTCACATCGACGAGCGGGAAGCGCGCGCCGTTCCGGGCGTGGTCGAAATTATGACGCATCGCAACGCGCCGCACGTGAACGCCGGTAAGTACAGCGAAAATGAGTCCATTCTTTTCTTGCTGCAGGACGACAGGATTGCCTTCGATCGTCAGCCGGTTGCCGTCGTCATCGCGCAAACGTTCGAAGCAGCAGCGCATGCCGCCGGGCTGGTACGCGTCGCTTATCAGACTGACCGACCGCAAATGGATTTTGCGCGCGCGGTACGCTACGTTCCGAGCGAGATCTTTGGAAAGCCCGCACGGCATCGTCGTGGCGACCCCGACGCGGCTTTCGGTGGTGCCGCCGTTCGAATCGAACAAACGTATCGCACGCCGACGGAGCACCACAATCCCATGGAAACGCACGGCACGGTCGCCCGGTGGGACGGAGATCACCTGACGCTGCACGATTCGAGTCAATGGGCCTTCGGCGTCCAGCGAAGGCTGGCGAAAATCTTCGGGATCGAGATATCTCAAATTCGCGTGGTCGTACCGTATGTCGGCGGTGCGTTCGGCTCGAAAGGTCAGCCATGGTCGCACGTTCCGCTTGCGGCAATGGCGGCCAAGCTCGTGCGGCGCCCGGTTAAACTCATCGTCACGCGTCCGCAAATGTTCGGCTGGGTCGGTCACCGTCCGCAAACCGAGCAGCACGTCAGGCTAGGTGCCGAGCCTACGGGCAAGCTGGTCAGCGTTACTCACGACGTCTTGAGCGAAACGAGCGTCTCCGACGAGTTTGTCGAACCGTGCGGTGTCTTCAGCCGGGACCTCTACGCCGTTGCGAACTACGGCATGTCGCACGCCCTGCCGCGGCTGAACATCAGCAAACCGACCTATCAACGCGGTCCGGGCGAGTCCACCGGATCGTTCGCTATAGAATCGGCAATGGATGAGCTGGCGTACGAGCAGAACGTGGATCCGGTCGAGCTGCGCCTGCGCAATTATTCGGAAAATGACCCCGATTCCGACAAGCCCTATAGCAGCAAGCATTTACGCGAATGCTATCAGCGCGCTGCCGCACGTTTTGACTGGCCGCGTCGCAGCCCGCAGCCGCGTTCGATGCGCAATGGGCGCATGCTCGTGGGCCTCGGAATGGCGACGGCGTCGCGCGCCGTTCGGCGCAGCGCAGCAAGCGCGAGAATTCGCATGAACGAGGATGGAAGCGTCGTGATCCAATGCGGAACGATCGAGCAAGGATGCGGGTCGCCAACGGTCTACGCGCAGCTCGCCGCCGAAATTCTGGGGATTCCGTTCGAGCGCGTGCGCTTTGAGTTTGGTAATACCGACCTGCCGCAAGCGCCGCTCGCGGCCGGCTCGCAGACGGCCGGGAGTGTTGGTTCCGTCGTCGCCGTAGCCGCCGAACAACTGCGCTCGAAGCTCGCTGCGCTCGGCTCGATACCGGGCGGCGGCGTGACGCTTGACGTAGAGGACAAACCCTCCGAAGAAGAAGGAAAGTACGCAACACAGGCCTTCGGGGCCCAATTCGCAGAGGTTGAAGTGGATTCGGAGCTCGGCGAGGTGCGCGTCACTCGATTCGTCGGAGCCTACGATGGAGGTCGAATTCTTAACGCCAAAACGGCGTCGAGTCAGCTCCTCGGCGGGATCGTTTGGGGAATCGGCATGGCGCTCTTCGAGAAGACGCGGTACGATTCACGCACGGGGCGCATTATGAACGCCAACCTGGCCGATTACCTCGTCCCGACGAATGCCGACATACCCGATCCCGAGCTGATCATCATCGAAGGGGACGATCCGCACGTGAATCCGGCGCACGTCAAAGGAATTGGTGAAGTGGCGATTACCGGCGCTGCAGCCGCAGTCGCCAATGCGGTTTATCATGCAACCGGCATTCGCGTGCGCGAACTACCCATTTCTCCCGAAAAACTGCTGGCGTGA
- a CDS encoding N(4)-(beta-N-acetylglucosaminyl)-L-asparaginase: MNAIDRRSFIITTGAATAAFAAATPSPAQTNASSAVFLSTWEWGIEANARAADILRGGGSLLDAIEKGINVAEDDPNVDSVGYGGLPNAQGEVELDAGIMDGTRHRAGAVCNVHKIKNPISVARLVMEKTRHTTMAGDGALQFAIAMGFEPMQLLTPHSLEAWLKWKNAPNHETFWIDRNHHDTIGMVGIDGQGHVVAGCSTSGLAWKIPGRVADSPLVGCGYYADDAAGAASATGNGDVMANYTTSTFIVQRMAAGAHPQEACNDAMRFMAKTAPNLHEDMYCVIAINPRGEIGASSMNSRHSLQYALWREGRGALHTATAHLG; this comes from the coding sequence ATGAACGCAATCGATCGCCGCAGCTTTATCATCACGACGGGCGCCGCAACGGCGGCTTTCGCCGCCGCAACGCCGTCGCCCGCGCAGACCAATGCAAGTTCCGCAGTCTTTCTTTCGACGTGGGAATGGGGTATCGAGGCTAATGCGCGCGCCGCAGACATACTTCGCGGCGGCGGTTCGTTGCTCGATGCTATCGAGAAAGGCATCAATGTGGCCGAAGACGATCCCAACGTGGATTCGGTCGGCTACGGCGGTCTGCCCAATGCGCAAGGCGAGGTGGAGCTCGATGCCGGCATCATGGACGGGACGCGCCATCGCGCGGGCGCGGTCTGCAACGTGCATAAAATTAAGAACCCGATCTCGGTGGCGCGTTTAGTCATGGAGAAGACTCGCCATACAACGATGGCGGGCGACGGAGCGCTCCAGTTCGCGATCGCGATGGGTTTCGAACCCATGCAACTGCTCACGCCCCACAGCCTCGAAGCGTGGCTCAAGTGGAAGAACGCCCCGAATCACGAGACGTTCTGGATCGATCGAAACCATCACGATACAATCGGCATGGTCGGAATTGACGGTCAAGGTCACGTCGTGGCTGGGTGTTCGACCAGCGGCTTGGCGTGGAAGATACCCGGTAGGGTCGCCGATTCGCCGTTGGTGGGATGCGGCTATTACGCGGACGATGCAGCCGGCGCCGCATCTGCGACCGGCAATGGCGATGTCATGGCCAATTACACGACGTCAACGTTCATCGTGCAGCGTATGGCTGCCGGCGCCCATCCGCAGGAGGCGTGTAACGACGCCATGCGTTTCATGGCAAAGACGGCGCCGAATTTGCACGAGGACATGTATTGCGTCATCGCGATCAACCCGCGCGGCGAGATCGGCGCCTCTTCGATGAACTCCAGGCACTCGCTGCAGTATGCGCTCTGGCGCGAGGGCCGCGGTGCGCTGCACACGGCGACGGCGCATCTGGGCTAG
- a CDS encoding GNAT family N-acetyltransferase, with protein MKATARTITQAGRDDLAALTPLFDAYRAFFAGKSDEAQSRAFLSERLQLDDSVIFIARRAQESVGFIQLYALWSSWYCKRLWFLSDLYVEESSRGAGVAKALVERAVEHARASAASSIMVELPRREPHLKAFYAKLGFHEDQVFDLARHRIGG; from the coding sequence TTGAAAGCGACTGCTCGCACGATAACGCAAGCTGGCCGCGACGATTTGGCGGCGCTGACACCGCTCTTTGACGCGTATCGCGCTTTCTTTGCCGGCAAGAGCGACGAGGCGCAATCTCGCGCGTTCTTATCCGAGCGCTTGCAGTTGGACGATTCGGTAATCTTCATTGCACGAAGGGCGCAAGAAAGCGTCGGCTTCATCCAGCTCTATGCGCTGTGGTCTTCCTGGTATTGCAAGCGTCTTTGGTTCTTGAGCGACTTGTATGTAGAAGAATCGAGCCGGGGGGCCGGCGTGGCGAAGGCGCTCGTGGAACGCGCGGTCGAGCATGCGCGGGCAAGCGCGGCTTCCAGTATTATGGTCGAACTGCCGCGCCGGGAGCCACACCTCAAAGCTTTCTATGCCAAGCTCGGCTTTCACGAAGACCAGGTCTTCGATCTGGCCCGTCATCGTATCGGAGGCTAG
- a CDS encoding 2Fe-2S iron-sulfur cluster binding domain-containing protein: MGDAPFYRGFEEPLTRRRFVVRAALAAIATQLAAVPSRARAMNASVESETIVLNVNGIRRVLNIEPRVTLLDALRERLGLTGTKKGCDQGTCGACTVLVNGRRVDSCLTLAMMHTRDRIVTVEGIAPEGRLAPIQAAFIKHDGFQCGFCTPGQIVSAVALLGEGKQLDRETVRNEMSGNICRCGCYPHIVDAILEVAGP, translated from the coding sequence ATGGGCGACGCTCCGTTTTACAGAGGTTTCGAAGAGCCGTTAACGCGCCGGCGTTTCGTCGTGCGGGCTGCGCTCGCGGCAATCGCCACGCAGTTGGCAGCGGTGCCGAGCCGTGCGCGAGCGATGAACGCCTCGGTCGAATCCGAAACGATCGTCCTTAATGTCAACGGCATTCGACGAGTACTGAACATCGAGCCGCGCGTCACGCTTTTGGACGCGCTACGCGAGCGGCTTGGCCTGACCGGCACCAAGAAGGGCTGCGATCAAGGCACGTGCGGCGCATGTACGGTACTCGTCAATGGCCGGCGCGTCGATTCGTGCTTGACCTTGGCAATGATGCACACGCGCGACAGGATCGTTACCGTCGAGGGAATCGCGCCGGAGGGCCGACTTGCGCCAATTCAAGCCGCCTTCATCAAGCATGACGGATTTCAATGCGGCTTTTGCACCCCTGGACAGATCGTTTCGGCGGTCGCCCTGCTTGGCGAGGGCAAGCAACTCGATCGCGAAACGGTACGCAATGAGATGAGTGGAAACATCTGCCGTTGCGGGTGCTATCCGCACATCGTGGACGCAATTCTGGAGGTGGCCGGCCCGTGA